GTATTTTAACGAGTCTTGTTTCATCAACCATTTCATCAATACAAAAGTTTATACTCTCTCAACGTACCAAATAAGTAATCAGTCTAGAGATGGAAGGCAAAACTGTGATTTTAAGTGTGCTCATAATGAGTCTTGTCATGGCGCATAATCAGGTCGAAGCAACGAGTTGTTGCCCAAGCAGCGCTGCCAGATGGGCGTATTATTTATGCACTATGTCTTGGCCCATTACGCCACTTTGTATATCACACACTGGATGCATCGATTCTGAGACTTGTCCTCCGGGATATCCATATGCAATTCTCGAAAACTCTGGTAATTTTACTATTCTTTTTCGTGGTGGTTTTATTAAG
This genomic stretch from Raphanus sativus cultivar WK10039 chromosome 3, ASM80110v3, whole genome shotgun sequence harbors:
- the LOC130509166 gene encoding probable thionin-2.4, whose product is MEGKTVILSVLIMSLVMAHNQVEATSCCPSSAARWAYYLCTMSWPITPLCISHTGCIDSETCPPGYPYAILENSGHTVNEYCKLGCASSACGALTKLQKSDANEIVNGAVARCTNACSNFCTKGLANAVEAS